In Pseudomonas flavescens, the sequence CGCCCTCGCCCTCGGTGTCCAACTACAGCAGCCCGTCCGCGCCTGCACCGCAGGTCAGCGCACCGCCGCCCAAACCGCCTGTGCAAGCCGAGCCGTCGCGGGCCAGTTTCGATTCCATGGCGGGTGCTGCGTCCAGTGTCGCGCCGGCTCGTGGTGAGCGTAACGTACAAGTAGAAGGTGGCCTCAAGCACACCAGCTACCTCAACCGCACGTTCACCTTCGACAACTTCGTCGAAGGCAAGTCGAACCAGCTGGCTCGTGCCGCTGCCTGGCAGGTCGCGGACAATCCCAAGCACGGTTACAACCCGCTCTTCCTTTATGGTGGCGTCGGCCTCGGCAAGACTCACTTGATGCATGCGGTGGGTAATCACCTGCTGGCCAAGAATCCGAATGCCAAGGTGGTGTATCTGCACTCCGAGCGTTTCGTGGCCGACATGGTCAAGGCGCTGCAGCTCAATGCCATCAACGAGTTCAAACGCTTCTATCGCTCGGTGGATGCGCTGCTCATCGATGACATCCAGTTCTTCGCCAAGAAGGAGCGTTCGCAGGAAGAGTTTTTCCATACCTTCAATGCCTTGCTCGAAGGCGGCCAGCAGGTGATCCTCACCAGCGACCGCTACCCGAAGGAAATCGAAGGCCTGGAAGAGCGCCTCAAGTCGCGCTTCGGCTGGGGGCTGACCGTTGCGGTCGAGCCACCCGAGCTGGAAACACGTGTAGCGATCCTGATGAAAAAGGCCGACCAGGCCAGGGTCGATCTGCCACACGACGCCGCATTCTTCATCGCCCAGCGTATTCGTTCCAACGTACGTGAGCTTGAAGGTGCGCTGAAGCGTGTGATCGCGCATTCGCACTTCATGGGCCGCGATATCACCATCGAGCTGATTCGCGAGTCGTTGAAGGATCTGCTGGCCCTTCAGGACAAGCTGGTCAGTATCGACAACATCCAGCGCACCACGGCGGAGTACTACAAG encodes:
- the dnaA gene encoding chromosomal replication initiator protein DnaA; the encoded protein is MSVELWQQCVELLRDELPAQQFNTWIRPLQVEAEGDELRVYAPNRFVLDWVNEKYMGRMLELLGERATGLVPAISLLIGSRRSSTPRAVLTPSPSVSNYSSPSAPAPQVSAPPPKPPVQAEPSRASFDSMAGAASSVAPARGERNVQVEGGLKHTSYLNRTFTFDNFVEGKSNQLARAAAWQVADNPKHGYNPLFLYGGVGLGKTHLMHAVGNHLLAKNPNAKVVYLHSERFVADMVKALQLNAINEFKRFYRSVDALLIDDIQFFAKKERSQEEFFHTFNALLEGGQQVILTSDRYPKEIEGLEERLKSRFGWGLTVAVEPPELETRVAILMKKADQARVDLPHDAAFFIAQRIRSNVRELEGALKRVIAHSHFMGRDITIELIRESLKDLLALQDKLVSIDNIQRTTAEYYKIKITDLLSKRRSRSIARPRQVAMALSKELTNHSLPEIGVAFGGRDHTTVLHACRKIAELRGSDADIREDYKNLLRTLTT